The Mycolicibacterium duvalii DNA window ATGAGCAGGAGGTAGTTGCGCAGGAAGTACGCCGCGAACCCGAGCGCGACCACGGTGATGACCGTCAGCGCACGCTTCTGGGTGGGGGTGAACTGGTCCGTCATGCGCCCTCCCGACCCGGTGCGTCGGCCGGGCGTGAGCAACCCTATCCGGCGTCGGCGGCCGATGACGGTGTGTCGCGGCTCTGCCGGGATCGCTGCCCGGCGACGAAGCGCATCGACATCCGGTTCATCAGGCCGGGAGCCAGCCGCGCGAACCACCATTGAGCATGTGCCACAGCGGGTTTGACCAGAACGGCCTTGTTACGCTCGATCGCGCGCAGGGTGTCGCGGGCCAGGCGGTCGGCGTCGTAGGGCCTACCGCCCTGGGCCTGCAGGAAGTAGTCGCGGCCGACGAAGCCGCCCAGCGCGCCCTTGTCCAAGATCGGTGTCTCGACGGCGGCGGGACACACCACCAGCACCCCGACCCCGCGGGGGACGGCTTCGGAGCGCAGCGCCAGTGACAGCCCCACCACGGCGTGCTTGGTGGCCACGTAGCTGGTGACCTGCCCGGCCGCGGTCAGCCCGGCCATCGACGCCGTGTTGACGATGTGGCCGTGGCCCTGGCGCAGCATCTGCGGGTAGGCCGCCGCGACGCCGTGCACGACACCGCGCAGGTTGATGTCGATGATCGCGTTCCACTGGTCGAGGGTGAGCAGCTCGGTGTCCCCGCCCCACACGATCCCGGCGTTGTTGAAGATCAGATCGATGCGTCCGGCCCGGGCCACGACGTCGTCAACGGCGGCCTGCACCGCCGCGGCGTCGGTGACGTCGAGAGGCGCCGCGCGGGCCCGCTCGCTCAAGGCCGCCGCGGTCCTTCCGGCCGCGGTCTCGTCGACGTCGGTGCACACGACGTGCGCGCCTGCGGCGTCCAGCGCGCGGCACAGCGCCGCGCCGATACCCGACCCGGCGCCGGTGACCAGCGCGTGCTTACCGGCGAAGGTCACGCCTGCTCCATCAGTCGGTTGACGTGGCCCATGATGTCGGGATATCGCTTCAGGTGCGCGCCGCCGTTGAGGTCGAGTACCTCGCCGGTCAGCCACGACGCCGCCGGGGAGCACAGGTAGGCCACCGCGTCGGCGATGTCCTGCGGGGTGCCGGGTCGCCCGATGGCGGTGTTGTCGACGTAGTCCTCGACCACCCCGGGCACCGACGCCGCGGCCGCGGTGAGCGGGGTGTGCACGAAGCCGGGTGCCACCGCGTTGACCCGGACGCCGCGGGCGCCCATCTCGAGGGCGGCCACCTGGGTCAGCATCGACAGACCGGCCTTGGCTGCGCAGTAGGCGCTCATGCCCGCGGCGGGCTGGCGGCCGTTGAGCGAGCTGATCTGCACCAGGGATCCGCCCGCGCGCAGATGCCGGCCGGCGTGC harbors:
- a CDS encoding SDR family NAD(P)-dependent oxidoreductase; protein product: MDSSHERVAVIVGGASGIGWATAQTLAAQGVQITVADLNGDGAAVRAAELGEGHRAAQVDVVDEDSVQRLFDDVGPIDIAVNCAGFSNVGLITDMPVAEFRAVIDVCLNGAFIVAKHAGRHLRAGGSLVQISSLNGRQPAAGMSAYCAAKAGLSMLTQVAALEMGARGVRVNAVAPGFVHTPLTAAAASVPGVVEDYVDNTAIGRPGTPQDIADAVAYLCSPAASWLTGEVLDLNGGAHLKRYPDIMGHVNRLMEQA
- a CDS encoding SDR family NAD(P)-dependent oxidoreductase encodes the protein MTFAGKHALVTGAGSGIGAALCRALDAAGAHVVCTDVDETAAGRTAAALSERARAAPLDVTDAAAVQAAVDDVVARAGRIDLIFNNAGIVWGGDTELLTLDQWNAIIDINLRGVVHGVAAAYPQMLRQGHGHIVNTASMAGLTAAGQVTSYVATKHAVVGLSLALRSEAVPRGVGVLVVCPAAVETPILDKGALGGFVGRDYFLQAQGGRPYDADRLARDTLRAIERNKAVLVKPAVAHAQWWFARLAPGLMNRMSMRFVAGQRSRQSRDTPSSAADAG